In a single window of the Streptococcus ilei genome:
- a CDS encoding YSIRK signal domain/LPXTG anchor domain surface protein, with protein MKEMFNRRQRFSLRKYSVGVCSVLLGTALFAVGAPTVAADGVSASTDTSKETVESVQPEADQAPQDTATTAPGETYAQGAPAPKVELPNPALAAEAKAATETPAAPEAKPAVEATPKAEVVAKPAVAEAGVTAEETAKPAEKAEEAKPAAPEVKPAAEAKPASHESNKPRVRNRRAVTNEAVTGDHNSNPVAVSTYLKDGEKVTPEIKDANGATVSSQPVPAGYARKEGDVYTYSIIDLTRFNERYNTNYYTRAYKRFDDSTETTVELIDKTTGNVVETRTLSASSGIQKFTTTTAASNGQLTVKYDYDKGLGAGAGKTDEPFIQFGYEVGASIQALVNPKNEAEQKLYQDVYNARTSTDIINVVEPAYNGRTITDSNAKIPKFVEKPTYYRVVDKNNATFNANKTDVTVQDYVPNGNEVDLAKYATKAMEGQHFTASGERQFDGYKLYQTANPDSTTGFVSRPYVVGTKFMDAERAGIKRIKEIVGEDGSVVVRVYLLDPKQQSKRSDGTLETDGYMLLAETKPIKPGDYNKQELAVKKSPLHTIPFTDSKGVNYPDGKEVSFDFQTAAGYTPKKTVFVPFLGDNIGHLSPNSQLTNGAYVQIGTNVDLLNSLTPYKPTVYYYVKQEPVEVTPEVEKQLEGRVLVDGEFTFKLTEKSSSPDKHEETVTNKDGKATFSKLTFNKVGTYTYTITETPGSDANVEYDAMTVTMTVKVTENAQGDLQATVKYSAEGGFKSGDEDKIFNNYVVAPVKTKFDFSKKLAGRELKDGEFNFVLKDSRGQEVETVANKKDGTVTFTELSFDNTKIGTHTYTVEEVIPATKEVGMTYDTMKATITVKVAKNGHTLTTVTSVSSTGGVDDNGASTDGKEDKVFNNKITPPETPEFQPEKFVLNKEKFDLTGTKLMDDDDELQDEYTETNANPYADQTKNNEAENINTKTVNRGDKLVYQVWLDTKNFTDKNNIQSVGISDTYDADKLTVNSADIKAYDSETGVDVTSKFDITVSNGVITATSKSSMNKSLGDADNTQVIDTTKFAFGRYYKFDIPATVKESVAGGVDIENKANQIVHVYNPVSKSVETPEKPTQKRVNSVPITAEFNFTKRLEGRALKAGEFTFELKDSDNVVIATVTNDADGKIKFSPVEYTNKAGEKVTALKYKKGQEGTYTYSVTEVKGADATVTYDTMKAEVTVTVSHDGTAKALVADVTEPADKEFNNTVTPPTEPKFQPEKYVLNTAKYSITDNKLLDDDAELTDKYGETNTDPYVDGTSNNEAENINTKTVNRGDKIYYQVWLDTTKFSANNKENVQSVGITDDFDETKVDVNSTKIKAYDSVTGDDVTNKFDIKVENGVMTATLKAGFTKSLGDAENTQIIDTTKFAFERYYKFDIPATVKADVPGGADIENTAAQVVNYYNPISKTVEKPNKPTEKRVNNVPISVEFNFTKKLEGRELKANEFSFVLKDSTGKVVETVSNDAAGNVKFSTLTFKKGQEGVHNYTVEEVKGNDATVTYDTMKANVTITVSHDGTAKALVANLGDIADKEFNNTVTPPTEPKFQPEKYVLNTEKYSITDNKLLDDDAELADKYGDTNTDPYVDKANNNEAENINTKTVNRGDKIYYQVWLDTTKFSANNKENVQSVGITDDFDETKVDVNSTKIKAYDSVTGDDVTNKFDIKVENGVMTATLKAGFTKSLGDAENTQIIDTTKFAFERYYKFDIPATVKADVPGGADIENTAAQVVNYYNPISKTVEKPNKPTEKRVNNVPISVEFNFTKKLEGRELKANEFSFVLKDSTGKVVETVSNDAAGNVKFSTLTFKKGQEGVHNYTVEEVKGNDATVTYDTMKANVTITVSHDGTAKALVANLGDIADKEFNNTVTPPTEPKFQPEKYVLNTEKYSITDNKLLDDDAELADKYGDTNTDPYVDKANNNEAENINTKTVNRGDKLVYQVWLDTTKFSADNKENIQSVGISDNYDEAKLELDVTKIKAYDSVSGNDVTDKFDIVENNGVITATLKAGFTKSLGDAENTQVIDTTKFEFGRYYKFDIPTTVKQTVKAGVDIENTAAQVVNYYNPTTKKVETPEKPTQKRVNNVPVPVEFNFTKKLEGRELKDQEFSFTLKDADGKVLETVKNDADGKVKFSAIEFKKGQEGTYNYTVEEVVGSDATVTYDPMVATVKVVVSHDGTAKALVTNVTDAEDKEFNNRVTPPEEPKFQPEKYVVSEEKFDITGDKLVDDDKELADKYADTNANPYADDASNNEKENLNTKTVKRGDKLVYQVWLDTTKFDAANKDNIQSVGISDNYDETKLDLDSTKIKAYDSVTGAEVTDKFDIAVDNGVITATLKDGFTKSLGDAENTQIIDTTKFEFGRYYKFDIPATVKDDVVAGADIENKAAQVVNYYNPVSKTVEKPNKPTEKRVNSVPISVEFNFTKKLEGRELKAGEFTFELKDSDNVVIATATNDAAGKIKFSPVEYTNKAGETVTALKYKKGQEGTYKYTVEEVKGTDATVTYDTMKAVVTVEVRHDGTAKALITNVTDPADKEFNNIVRPPEEPKFQPEKYVVSEEKFDITGDKLVDDDKELADKVADTNANPYADDASNNEKQNLNTKTVKRGDKLVYQVWLDTTKFDAKNKDNIQSVGISDDYDETKLDLDSTKIKAYDSVTGAEVTDKFDIAVNNGVITATLKAGFTKSLGDAENTQIIDTTKFAFGRYYKFDIPTTVKADVPGGVDIENTAAQVVNYYNPTTKKVEKPSKPTEKRVNNVPVSIEFNFTKKLEGRELQANEFSFVLKDSEGKTLETVSNDAAGNVKFSALEFKKGQEGVHNYTVEEVKGSDATVTYDTMKANVTVTVSHDGTAKVLVATVGDIADKEFNNRVTPPETPEFNPEKYILNESKFDITGDKLVDDDKELADKVADTNKDPYADKVDNNEAQNINTKTLKKGDKVYYQVWLDTTKFTEAHNIQSVGVTDKYDSENLDVNVAEIKAYDSVTGEDVTAKFDIKVENGVITATSKTDLTKSLGDAENTPVIDTAKLAFGRYYKFEIPATIKATAKDGVDIENTASQTVHQYDPTKKSVEKPEKPTEKRVVNIPTKVEFNFTKKLEGRELKEGEFSFVLKDKDGKVIETVKNDASGNIKFSALEFKRGDEETKTYTYTVEEVKGTEAGVEYDKMVATVTVTVTKEGKVLTATSQLPEDTEFNNKVIPPKPPVTPPTPPVTPPTPPVTPPTPPVTPPTPPVTPPTPPVTPPTPPVTPPAPELPSTGEEQSASAALLGAALGLVGLAGLARRKKNED; from the coding sequence ATGAAGGAAATGTTTAATAGACGTCAGCGCTTTTCTTTGCGAAAGTATAGCGTTGGCGTTTGTTCTGTATTACTAGGGACAGCGCTTTTTGCTGTCGGAGCTCCGACAGTAGCTGCGGATGGAGTTAGTGCGTCTACTGACACAAGCAAGGAAACTGTAGAAAGCGTTCAACCCGAGGCTGACCAAGCGCCTCAAGATACTGCTACTACAGCTCCAGGTGAGACTTACGCTCAGGGAGCACCTGCACCTAAAGTGGAGCTTCCAAACCCTGCTTTAGCAGCTGAGGCAAAAGCTGCGACTGAAACTCCAGCCGCACCTGAAGCAAAACCAGCTGTAGAAGCAACTCCAAAAGCAGAAGTGGTTGCAAAACCAGCAGTTGCTGAAGCAGGTGTTACTGCAGAAGAAACTGCCAAACCAGCAGAAAAAGCTGAAGAAGCAAAACCAGCTGCACCTGAAGTAAAACCAGCAGCTGAAGCAAAACCAGCTTCACATGAATCAAACAAACCAAGAGTACGTAATCGTCGTGCTGTTACTAACGAAGCTGTTACTGGAGACCACAACTCTAACCCAGTAGCAGTAAGCACTTACTTAAAAGATGGGGAAAAAGTAACTCCAGAAATTAAAGATGCTAATGGGGCAACTGTAAGCTCTCAACCTGTACCAGCTGGGTACGCAAGAAAAGAAGGAGATGTGTATACTTACAGTATCATAGACCTTACTCGCTTCAATGAGAGATATAATACAAATTATTATACCCGTGCGTATAAAAGATTTGATGATTCTACAGAAACAACTGTTGAATTAATTGATAAAACTACTGGTAATGTAGTAGAAACTAGAACTCTTTCTGCGTCAAGCGGTATTCAAAAATTCACAACTACAACTGCGGCCTCTAATGGTCAATTAACTGTGAAATATGATTACGACAAAGGTTTAGGAGCAGGAGCTGGTAAAACTGACGAACCATTTATTCAATTTGGTTATGAAGTTGGTGCTAGTATTCAAGCTTTAGTAAATCCAAAAAATGAAGCTGAACAAAAATTATATCAAGATGTTTATAACGCTCGTACATCAACTGATATTATTAACGTTGTGGAACCAGCTTATAACGGTCGTACAATTACTGATTCAAACGCTAAAATTCCAAAATTTGTCGAAAAACCGACTTACTATAGAGTAGTCGATAAAAATAATGCTACATTCAATGCAAATAAAACTGATGTAACAGTTCAAGACTACGTACCAAATGGTAATGAAGTTGATTTAGCTAAATATGCAACTAAAGCTATGGAAGGACAACATTTCACAGCGTCTGGTGAGCGTCAATTTGATGGATACAAACTTTACCAAACAGCAAATCCAGATTCGACAACTGGCTTTGTAAGTCGTCCTTACGTAGTTGGTACTAAATTCATGGACGCTGAGCGTGCAGGAATTAAACGGATTAAAGAAATCGTAGGTGAAGATGGATCAGTAGTAGTTCGTGTTTATCTTCTTGATCCAAAACAACAAAGTAAACGTTCTGATGGCACATTGGAAACAGATGGCTACATGTTGTTAGCAGAAACCAAGCCGATTAAACCAGGTGATTATAACAAACAAGAATTAGCAGTTAAGAAATCACCACTTCACACCATTCCTTTCACAGATAGTAAAGGTGTAAACTATCCAGACGGGAAAGAAGTTTCATTTGACTTCCAAACAGCTGCTGGATACACACCGAAGAAGACTGTCTTCGTTCCATTCTTGGGAGATAACATTGGTCACCTTTCACCAAATAGTCAATTAACAAATGGTGCATATGTACAAATTGGTACAAACGTTGACTTATTAAACTCGTTAACACCATATAAACCGACTGTTTACTACTATGTAAAACAAGAGCCAGTCGAAGTTACTCCAGAAGTTGAAAAACAATTGGAAGGACGTGTACTTGTTGACGGTGAGTTTACTTTCAAGTTAACAGAAAAGAGCAGCAGCCCTGATAAACATGAAGAAACAGTTACCAATAAAGATGGTAAAGCTACATTTAGCAAACTTACCTTTAACAAAGTTGGTACTTACACTTACACAATCACTGAGACTCCAGGTTCAGATGCAAACGTTGAATACGATGCAATGACTGTTACCATGACTGTTAAGGTAACTGAAAATGCTCAAGGTGATTTACAAGCTACTGTTAAATACAGTGCTGAAGGTGGATTCAAGTCAGGTGATGAAGATAAAATCTTCAACAACTATGTTGTAGCACCAGTTAAGACTAAGTTTGACTTCAGTAAGAAATTGGCTGGACGTGAACTTAAAGACGGAGAATTCAACTTTGTTCTTAAAGATTCAAGAGGTCAAGAAGTTGAAACTGTTGCCAACAAAAAAGATGGTACAGTGACATTTACTGAATTGTCATTTGACAATACGAAAATTGGCACACATACCTATACTGTAGAAGAAGTTATTCCAGCAACGAAAGAAGTTGGTATGACTTACGATACGATGAAGGCAACTATTACAGTTAAGGTTGCTAAGAACGGTCATACACTTACTACAGTAACAAGCGTATCATCAACTGGTGGTGTAGATGATAACGGAGCATCAACTGATGGTAAGGAAGATAAAGTATTCAACAACAAAATCACTCCTCCGGAAACACCTGAGTTCCAACCAGAAAAATTCGTCCTTAACAAAGAAAAATTTGACCTAACAGGTACAAAATTAATGGACGATGACGATGAGCTTCAGGATGAGTACACAGAAACAAATGCAAATCCATATGCTGATCAAACCAAGAACAACGAAGCAGAAAACATCAATACCAAGACTGTTAACCGCGGTGATAAATTAGTTTACCAAGTATGGTTGGATACTAAGAACTTCACTGACAAGAACAACATCCAATCTGTAGGTATCTCTGATACATACGATGCAGATAAATTGACTGTTAACAGTGCTGATATCAAGGCTTATGACAGCGAAACAGGAGTTGATGTAACATCTAAATTTGATATTACAGTATCTAACGGAGTCATTACAGCTACATCTAAATCTTCTATGAACAAATCTTTAGGTGATGCTGATAACACTCAAGTTATCGACACCACTAAATTTGCATTTGGTCGCTACTACAAATTCGATATCCCAGCAACTGTTAAAGAATCAGTAGCAGGTGGAGTAGACATCGAAAACAAAGCCAACCAAATCGTTCACGTATACAACCCAGTAAGCAAATCTGTAGAAACTCCAGAAAAACCAACTCAAAAACGTGTGAACAGTGTACCAATCACTGCAGAATTCAACTTCACAAAACGTTTGGAAGGTCGTGCGCTTAAAGCTGGCGAATTTACATTTGAGTTGAAAGACAGCGACAATGTTGTGATTGCGACTGTAACCAACGATGCAGATGGTAAGATTAAATTCTCTCCAGTAGAGTACACAAATAAAGCTGGTGAAAAAGTCACTGCCCTTAAATACAAGAAGGGTCAAGAAGGTACTTACACTTACTCTGTAACAGAGGTTAAAGGTGCAGACGCTACTGTCACTTACGATACTATGAAGGCAGAAGTAACTGTAACAGTATCTCACGACGGTACAGCTAAAGCATTGGTTGCTGACGTAACTGAACCAGCTGACAAAGAGTTTAACAATACAGTAACTCCTCCAACAGAACCTAAGTTCCAACCAGAGAAGTATGTATTGAATACAGCTAAATACTCAATCACTGATAACAAACTTCTTGATGATGATGCTGAGTTGACTGATAAATATGGTGAAACAAATACTGATCCATATGTTGATGGAACTTCAAACAACGAAGCAGAAAACATCAATACCAAGACTGTTAACCGCGGAGACAAGATCTACTACCAAGTATGGTTGGATACAACTAAATTCTCAGCTAACAACAAAGAAAACGTTCAATCAGTAGGAATCACTGATGACTTCGATGAAACAAAAGTTGATGTAAATTCTACTAAGATCAAAGCTTACGACTCAGTAACTGGTGACGATGTAACAAACAAATTCGATATTAAAGTTGAAAATGGTGTAATGACTGCAACCCTTAAAGCTGGCTTCACTAAGTCATTGGGTGATGCAGAAAATACTCAAATCATTGACACAACTAAGTTTGCATTTGAACGTTACTACAAATTCGATATCCCAGCAACAGTTAAAGCTGATGTACCAGGTGGAGCAGACATCGAAAATACTGCAGCTCAAGTAGTGAACTACTACAACCCAATAAGCAAGACTGTTGAAAAACCAAACAAACCAACTGAAAAACGTGTAAACAACGTACCAATCTCAGTTGAATTCAACTTCACTAAGAAATTGGAAGGCCGTGAGTTGAAAGCTAACGAATTCAGCTTCGTTCTTAAAGATTCAACTGGTAAAGTTGTTGAAACAGTAAGCAACGATGCGGCAGGAAACGTTAAGTTCTCAACTCTTACATTCAAGAAGGGTCAAGAAGGCGTTCATAACTACACAGTAGAAGAAGTTAAAGGAAACGACGCAACCGTTACCTACGATACTATGAAAGCAAATGTAACCATCACAGTTTCACACGATGGTACAGCTAAAGCTCTTGTGGCAAATCTTGGAGATATTGCAGATAAAGAGTTCAACAATACAGTAACTCCTCCAACAGAACCTAAGTTCCAACCAGAGAAGTATGTATTGAATACAGAGAAATACTCTATCACTGATAACAAGCTTCTTGATGATGATGCTGAGTTGGCAGATAAGTACGGAGATACAAATACTGATCCATATGTTGACAAAGCTAACAACAACGAAGCAGAAAACATCAATACCAAGACTGTTAACCGCGGAGACAAGATCTACTACCAAGTATGGTTGGATACAACTAAATTCTCAGCTAACAACAAAGAAAACGTTCAATCAGTAGGAATCACTGATGACTTCGATGAAACAAAAGTTGATGTAAATTCTACTAAGATCAAAGCTTACGACTCAGTAACTGGTGACGATGTAACAAACAAATTCGATATTAAAGTTGAAAATGGTGTAATGACTGCAACCCTTAAAGCTGGCTTCACTAAGTCATTGGGTGATGCAGAAAATACTCAAATCATTGACACAACTAAGTTTGCATTTGAACGTTACTACAAATTCGATATCCCAGCAACAGTTAAAGCTGATGTACCAGGTGGAGCAGACATCGAAAATACTGCAGCTCAAGTAGTGAACTACTACAACCCAATAAGCAAGACTGTTGAAAAACCAAACAAACCAACTGAAAAACGTGTAAACAACGTACCAATCTCAGTTGAATTCAACTTCACTAAGAAATTGGAAGGCCGTGAGTTGAAAGCTAACGAATTCAGCTTCGTTCTTAAAGATTCAACTGGTAAAGTTGTTGAAACAGTAAGCAACGATGCGGCAGGAAACGTTAAGTTCTCAACTCTTACATTCAAGAAGGGTCAAGAAGGCGTTCATAACTACACAGTAGAAGAAGTTAAAGGAAACGACGCAACCGTTACCTACGATACTATGAAAGCAAATGTAACCATCACAGTTTCACACGATGGTACAGCTAAAGCTCTTGTGGCAAATCTTGGAGATATTGCAGATAAAGAGTTCAACAATACAGTAACTCCTCCAACAGAACCTAAGTTCCAACCAGAGAAGTATGTATTGAATACAGAGAAATACTCTATCACTGATAACAAGCTTCTTGATGATGATGCTGAGTTGGCAGATAAGTACGGAGATACAAATACTGATCCATATGTTGACAAAGCTAACAACAACGAAGCAGAAAACATCAATACGAAGACTGTTAACCGCGGAGATAAATTAGTTTACCAAGTATGGTTAGATACAACTAAATTCTCAGCTGACAACAAAGAAAATATCCAATCTGTAGGAATCTCTGATAACTACGATGAGGCTAAATTAGAACTTGATGTTACTAAGATCAAAGCTTATGATTCAGTATCTGGTAATGATGTAACAGATAAATTTGATATCGTTGAAAACAACGGTGTGATCACTGCAACTCTTAAAGCTGGCTTCACTAAGTCACTTGGCGATGCAGAAAACACTCAAGTGATCGACACAACTAAATTCGAATTTGGACGTTACTACAAGTTTGATATCCCAACAACAGTTAAACAAACAGTTAAAGCTGGTGTAGATATCGAAAACACTGCTGCACAAGTAGTCAACTACTACAACCCAACAACTAAGAAGGTTGAAACTCCAGAAAAACCTACTCAAAAACGTGTTAACAACGTACCAGTACCAGTAGAATTCAACTTCACTAAGAAATTAGAAGGTCGTGAACTTAAAGATCAAGAATTCAGCTTCACACTTAAAGATGCTGACGGTAAAGTTCTTGAAACAGTTAAGAACGACGCTGACGGAAAAGTTAAATTCTCAGCTATTGAGTTCAAGAAAGGTCAAGAAGGAACTTACAACTACACAGTTGAAGAGGTAGTAGGAAGTGATGCAACTGTAACATACGACCCAATGGTCGCTACAGTTAAAGTTGTAGTATCTCACGATGGAACAGCTAAAGCATTAGTTACAAACGTAACAGACGCTGAAGACAAAGAGTTCAACAACCGTGTAACTCCTCCGGAAGAACCTAAGTTCCAACCAGAGAAATACGTTGTTTCTGAAGAGAAATTCGATATCACAGGCGACAAGCTCGTTGATGATGACAAAGAATTGGCAGACAAGTACGCAGATACAAATGCGAACCCATATGCGGACGATGCATCAAACAACGAAAAAGAAAACTTGAACACTAAGACTGTGAAACGTGGCGACAAGTTGGTTTACCAAGTATGGTTGGATACAACTAAATTTGACGCAGCTAACAAGGACAACATCCAATCAGTAGGAATCTCTGATAACTACGATGAAACTAAGTTGGATCTTGATTCTACTAAGATCAAAGCCTACGACTCAGTAACAGGTGCAGAAGTAACAGATAAATTCGATATCGCTGTGGACAACGGTGTGATCACTGCAACTCTTAAAGATGGCTTCACTAAGTCACTTGGCGACGCAGAAAACACTCAAATCATTGACACAACTAAATTCGAATTTGGACGCTACTATAAATTTGATATCCCAGCAACAGTGAAAGACGATGTTGTAGCTGGTGCAGATATTGAAAACAAGGCAGCACAAGTTGTGAACTACTACAACCCAGTAAGTAAGACTGTTGAAAAACCAAACAAACCAACTGAAAAACGTGTCAACAGTGTTCCAATCTCAGTAGAATTCAACTTCACTAAGAAATTGGAAGGTCGTGAGCTTAAAGCTGGCGAATTTACATTCGAGTTGAAAGACAGCGACAATGTTGTGATCGCAACTGCAACCAACGATGCAGCTGGTAAGATTAAATTCTCTCCAGTAGAGTACACAAATAAAGCTGGTGAAACTGTCACTGCCCTTAAATACAAGAAGGGTCAAGAAGGTACCTACAAGTACACAGTAGAAGAAGTTAAAGGAACAGACGCAACCGTTACATACGATACAATGAAAGCTGTTGTTACAGTTGAAGTTCGTCATGATGGTACAGCGAAAGCCTTGATCACAAACGTGACAGATCCTGCTGATAAAGAGTTCAACAATATTGTTCGTCCTCCAGAAGAACCTAAGTTCCAACCAGAGAAATACGTTGTTTCTGAAGAGAAATTCGATATCACAGGCGACAAGCTCGTTGATGATGACAAAGAGTTGGCAGATAAGGTCGCAGATACCAATGCGAACCCATATGCGGATGATGCATCAAACAACGAAAAACAAAACTTGAACACCAAGACTGTGAAACGTGGCGACAAGTTGGTTTACCAAGTATGGTTGGATACAACTAAGTTTGATGCCAAGAACAAGGACAACATCCAATCAGTAGGAATCTCAGATGACTACGATGAAACTAAGTTGGATCTTGATTCTACTAAGATCAAAGCCTACGACTCAGTAACAGGTGCAGAAGTAACAGATAAATTCGATATCGCTGTGAACAATGGTGTGATTACTGCAACTCTTAAAGCTGGCTTCACTAAGTCACTTGGCGACGCAGAAAACACTCAAATCATTGACACAACTAAATTCGCATTCGGACGTTACTACAAGTTCGACATCCCAACAACAGTGAAAGCTGATGTTCCTGGTGGTGTAGACATCGAAAATACTGCGGCTCAAGTAGTTAACTACTACAACCCAACTACTAAGAAGGTTGAAAAACCAAGCAAACCAACTGAAAAACGTGTAAACAACGTACCGGTTTCAATTGAGTTCAACTTTACTAAGAAGTTGGAAGGACGCGAACTTCAAGCCAACGAATTCAGCTTCGTGCTTAAAGATTCAGAAGGTAAGACTCTTGAAACTGTAAGCAATGATGCGGCAGGAAACGTTAAGTTCTCAGCACTTGAATTCAAGAAAGGACAAGAAGGCGTTCACAACTACACAGTAGAAGAAGTTAAAGGAAGCGACGCAACCGTTACATACGACACCATGAAAGCGAATGTAACAGTAACTGTTTCTCACGATGGAACAGCTAAAGTTCTTGTAGCTACTGTAGGCGACATTGCGGATAAAGAATTTAACAACCGTGTAACTCCTCCAGAAACTCCAGAGTTCAACCCAGAGAAGTATATCCTGAATGAATCTAAATTCGATATTACAGGTGACAAACTTGTTGACGACGATAAAGAGTTAGCAGACAAGGTAGCGGATACTAATAAAGATCCATATGCCGATAAGGTTGATAACAACGAAGCTCAAAATATCAATACGAAGACACTTAAGAAGGGTGATAAAGTATACTACCAAGTATGGTTGGATACAACTAAGTTCACTGAAGCGCACAATATTCAATCTGTAGGTGTAACAGATAAATATGACAGCGAAAACTTAGACGTCAACGTAGCAGAAATTAAAGCATACGACTCTGTAACAGGAGAAGATGTGACAGCTAAATTTGATATCAAGGTTGAAAATGGTGTGATTACTGCAACTTCTAAGACAGACTTGACTAAGTCACTTGGAGACGCAGAAAACACTCCAGTAATCGACACTGCTAAATTGGCATTCGGACGTTACTACAAGTTTGAGATCCCTGCAACTATCAAAGCAACAGCTAAAGATGGTGTAGATATCGAAAACACTGCTTCACAAACTGTTCACCAATACGATCCAACTAAGAAATCTGTTGAAAAACCAGAGAAACCAACAGAAAAACGTGTCGTTAACATCCCAACTAAAGTTGAATTTAACTTCACTAAGAAACTTGAAGGACGTGAGCTAAAAGAAGGTGAATTTAGCTTCGTACTTAAAGATAAAGATGGAAAAGTTATCGAAACAGTTAAGAACGATGCATCAGGAAACATCAAGTTCTCTGCATTAGAGTTCAAACGTGGAGATGAAGAAACTAAAACTTACACTTACACTGTGGAAGAGGTTAAAGGTACTGAAGCAGGAGTTGAATACGATAAGATGGTAGCTACAGTAACAGTAACAGTTACTAAAGAAGGCAAAGTCTTAACAGCAACTTCTCAATTACCGGAAGATACTGAGTTCAACAACAAGGTAATTCCACCGAAACCACCAGTAACACCACCAACACCACCGGTGACACCACCAACACCACCGGTAACACCACCAACACCACCGGTGACACCACCAACACCACCAGTAACACCACCAACACCACCGGTGACACCACCAACACCACCGGTAACACCGCCAGCACCAGAACTTCCTTCTACTGGTGAAGAACAATCAGCTTCTGCTGCATTGTTAGGCGCTGCTCTTGGTTTGGTTGGACTGGCTGGCCTTGCAAGACGCAAGAAAAACGAAGACTAA